In Thermodesulfovibrionales bacterium, the following are encoded in one genomic region:
- a CDS encoding enoyl-CoA hydratase-related protein, with translation MNTDKLLRVEKKGEIGIITLDSPGRLNILDTALLRDLRDSLTTIEKDREVRVVILTGNGNFCAGADIKEMKGKSPEEAEAFSRLGHTVFSLIEDMGKAVIAAVSGYALGGGCELAISCDIRMAAANARFGQPELNLGLIPGFGATQRLPRLVGMGKAKEMLLTGRIIDADEAVSCGLADSIVNEADLYEKSMDMAKAIAQKGPLAVKKVKILLNNAPGIEEGIEREIRSFTECFATKDLEEGMKAFLEKRKPRFSGI, from the coding sequence ATGAATACCGATAAACTGCTGAGGGTGGAGAAGAAGGGAGAGATCGGGATCATCACGTTGGACAGCCCCGGACGCCTGAATATCCTCGACACGGCACTGCTCCGGGATCTCCGGGATTCCCTCACCACAATCGAAAAGGACAGAGAGGTTCGGGTTGTGATCCTGACCGGGAACGGGAATTTCTGCGCCGGCGCTGACATTAAGGAGATGAAAGGGAAGAGTCCTGAGGAGGCGGAGGCCTTCTCGCGACTCGGGCATACGGTCTTTTCCCTGATCGAAGATATGGGAAAGGCGGTGATCGCTGCGGTGAGCGGTTATGCCCTTGGAGGCGGCTGCGAACTGGCGATCTCCTGTGATATCCGGATGGCGGCTGCGAACGCCCGGTTCGGACAGCCCGAACTGAACCTCGGTCTTATCCCCGGCTTCGGGGCGACACAACGGCTTCCACGGCTTGTCGGGATGGGGAAGGCGAAGGAGATGCTCCTAACCGGAAGGATCATAGACGCAGACGAGGCAGTTTCATGCGGACTGGCCGATAGCATCGTGAACGAGGCAGATCTGTATGAAAAGTCGATGGACATGGCGAAGGCGATAGCACAAAAAGGCCCGCTGGCCGTCAAGAAGGTCAAGATCCTTCTCAACAATGCCCCAGGGATTGAAGAGGGGATAGAGAGGGAGATACGTTCGTTCACCGAATGTTTTGCTACCAAGGACCTCGAGGAGGGTATGAAGGCCTTTCTCGAAAAGAGAAAGCCGAGATTCAGCGGAATCTGA
- a CDS encoding 3-hydroxyacyl-CoA dehydrogenase NAD-binding domain-containing protein: MKIETIAVVGAGTMGAGIAQAAAQGGYRVILGDLKEEYVEAGITRIRERLEKRVSEGKLDSREKDGILSRITAASGPEDFMNADLIIEAVTEKEEIKTQVFRGLDRICREETVFASNTSSIPITRLAQAVRRPGRFAGMHFMNPAYVMKLVEVIRGPGTSEETLDIIKAVADKMGKIPVIVNDSPGFVANRLLMPMINDAIFCLQEGVAPREGIDTVMKLGLNHPMGPLELADFIGLEICLDILEVLHADLGEKYRPCPLLREMVAGGKLGKKNGEGFYEYR, translated from the coding sequence ATGAAGATAGAGACGATAGCCGTGGTCGGTGCCGGTACCATGGGAGCCGGGATAGCCCAGGCCGCCGCACAGGGCGGCTACAGGGTAATTCTGGGAGACCTGAAAGAAGAGTATGTAGAAGCGGGCATCACGAGGATAAGGGAGCGGCTCGAAAAACGGGTCAGTGAAGGAAAACTCGATAGCAGAGAAAAAGACGGCATCCTTTCGAGGATAACTGCCGCCTCAGGTCCGGAAGATTTTATGAACGCCGACTTGATAATCGAAGCGGTGACAGAGAAGGAGGAGATAAAGACACAGGTTTTTCGAGGGCTCGATAGGATATGCCGAGAGGAAACCGTCTTCGCCTCGAACACCTCTTCGATCCCGATAACGAGGCTCGCTCAGGCCGTTCGGAGGCCCGGACGCTTCGCAGGCATGCATTTCATGAACCCGGCATACGTCATGAAACTCGTCGAGGTGATAAGGGGCCCCGGCACATCCGAAGAAACCCTCGACATCATTAAGGCCGTTGCTGATAAGATGGGAAAGATTCCGGTCATCGTCAATGACTCTCCCGGGTTTGTCGCAAACCGTCTCCTCATGCCGATGATAAATGATGCGATCTTCTGCCTCCAGGAAGGAGTCGCCCCACGCGAAGGCATCGATACGGTCATGAAGCTCGGCCTCAATCATCCGATGGGACCGCTCGAACTCGCGGACTTTATCGGCCTCGAAATCTGCCTCGATATCCTCGAGGTTCTCCATGCCGACCTGGGAGAGAAATACCGACCCTGTCCTCTCCTTAGGGAAATGGTCGCGGGAGGAAAGCTCGGAAAGAAGAACGGAGAAGGATTCTATGAATACCGATAA
- a CDS encoding acyl-CoA dehydrogenase family protein has protein sequence MFYRKEQRAILDMLFPDTRKYHAVLESIGTFAEKEILPHARRIDQEEIFPRENLERLRKQGIMAFPFPEHYGGSGLPFSLYIAALEMLAKACANTVLQVSIQGMICEGIRLFGDDRQKEKFLRDEGLVEGRSLAAFALTEPCCGSDAKAIQTKAERSGKAFLLSGNKTLITNAAEGDYLLVFARSERGISSFLVPRDSQGLTVMKTMPKLGFRGNSLSAIHLQDCRVSAANLIGEEGKGLEYAKQILNVGRMTIAAIGVGIAQAAFDKSLSYSRERKAFGEQIANFELVQEKLADMTAGIQAARLLTHYAARMKDKGEDVASAASQAKLFASETALRVCDTAIQIHGGYGYTDAYDVHRHWRDARLLTLGEGTSDMLRLLIARLSVKGDT, from the coding sequence ATGTTTTATCGAAAAGAACAGAGAGCGATACTCGACATGCTCTTCCCCGACACGAGAAAGTACCATGCAGTGCTCGAGTCGATCGGTACTTTCGCAGAAAAGGAGATCCTGCCCCATGCACGGAGAATCGATCAGGAAGAGATCTTTCCCCGGGAGAATCTCGAAAGGCTGCGGAAGCAGGGGATCATGGCATTTCCTTTCCCCGAGCATTATGGCGGGTCGGGACTGCCTTTCTCCCTCTATATCGCTGCATTAGAGATGCTTGCCAAGGCATGCGCAAATACGGTCCTCCAGGTCTCGATTCAGGGAATGATCTGCGAGGGCATACGGCTCTTCGGAGATGATCGCCAGAAGGAAAAGTTCCTGAGGGATGAGGGGCTTGTCGAAGGGAGATCCCTTGCCGCCTTTGCCCTCACGGAGCCCTGCTGCGGCTCCGATGCGAAGGCGATCCAGACGAAGGCCGAGCGGTCCGGGAAGGCCTTCCTCCTGAGCGGCAATAAGACATTGATAACGAACGCCGCGGAAGGCGATTACCTCCTCGTCTTTGCCAGGTCTGAGAGAGGCATCTCCTCTTTTCTCGTGCCGAGAGATTCGCAGGGACTGACGGTGATGAAGACAATGCCGAAACTCGGCTTCAGGGGAAACAGCCTTTCTGCGATACACCTTCAGGACTGCCGCGTCTCAGCTGCAAACCTCATCGGGGAGGAGGGGAAGGGCCTTGAGTACGCGAAGCAGATCCTCAACGTCGGGAGGATGACGATCGCAGCGATAGGCGTCGGGATAGCGCAGGCCGCCTTTGACAAATCCCTCTCATACAGCAGGGAAAGAAAGGCCTTTGGTGAGCAGATAGCGAACTTCGAGCTCGTGCAGGAGAAGCTCGCAGACATGACCGCCGGGATACAGGCGGCAAGGCTTCTAACCCATTATGCTGCCAGAATGAAGGATAAGGGAGAAGACGTCGCGTCAGCAGCCTCCCAGGCCAAACTCTTCGCTTCAGAGACGGCACTGAGGGTATGCGACACGGCGATACAGATACACGGAGGGTACGGGTACACGGACGCATATGACGTCCACCGGCACTGGAGGGATGCACGGCTGCTCACTCTCGGTGAAGGGACTTCTGACATGCTGAGGCTCCTTATCGCCCGCCTGTCCGTAAAAGGGGATACCTGA
- a CDS encoding acetyl-CoA C-acetyltransferase → MPEGVVLVSAVRTAIGRFGRAFRDISAQRLGALVIKEAVRRAGIRLEDVDEVIMGNVISAGLGQNPARQAAIYAGIPVETGAFTVNKVCGSGLKAVVLAGQAIKSGDAGIIVAGGMENMSASPHIIRSLRWGMKLGDAMVADTMIHDGLWDVYNDYHMAITGERIAVKYGITREEADRFAFMSHEKALGAIENGGFREEILPVEVGGTPVERDECVREDTSIEKLSKLQPVFKKDGILTAGNSSKLSDGAAALIVTSARKAKELGIKPLARITGYATGGTRPEDVMEAPIPTVRKLLKRTGLTIGDIDLVEHNEAYSTASIAVSRELGIDPERFNVKGGAVAMGHPIGCSGARILVTLLYALQERGLERGLATLCLGGGNAVAMIVER, encoded by the coding sequence GTGCCTGAAGGAGTGGTTCTCGTCAGCGCCGTGCGAACCGCCATCGGCAGGTTCGGTCGCGCTTTCAGAGATATATCAGCCCAGCGACTGGGAGCCCTCGTGATAAAGGAAGCGGTAAGGCGGGCTGGTATCCGGCTGGAAGACGTCGATGAAGTCATCATGGGGAATGTAATCTCAGCGGGCCTCGGCCAGAACCCCGCTCGGCAGGCCGCTATCTACGCCGGCATACCCGTCGAAACGGGAGCATTTACCGTGAACAAGGTCTGCGGTTCCGGCCTCAAGGCGGTCGTGCTCGCCGGTCAGGCGATAAAGTCCGGTGACGCCGGAATCATCGTCGCAGGAGGCATGGAGAACATGAGCGCTTCACCGCATATAATCAGAAGCCTCCGCTGGGGCATGAAGCTCGGAGACGCTATGGTCGCTGATACGATGATCCATGATGGTCTCTGGGATGTCTATAACGACTACCATATGGCGATTACGGGAGAGAGGATAGCCGTGAAATACGGTATAACGAGAGAAGAGGCTGACAGGTTCGCCTTCATGAGCCATGAGAAGGCGCTGGGGGCGATAGAGAACGGAGGATTTCGCGAAGAGATACTGCCGGTCGAAGTCGGCGGAACCCCCGTTGAGAGAGATGAGTGCGTGAGGGAAGATACATCTATCGAGAAACTGTCGAAGCTCCAGCCTGTCTTCAAGAAAGACGGGATACTCACCGCGGGAAACAGTTCGAAGCTCAGCGACGGCGCGGCAGCCCTTATCGTGACTTCAGCAAGAAAGGCGAAAGAACTCGGGATCAAACCGCTCGCACGGATAACGGGTTATGCGACAGGGGGGACGAGGCCTGAAGATGTGATGGAGGCTCCTATCCCGACCGTCAGGAAACTCCTCAAGAGGACCGGCCTTACCATAGGCGACATAGACCTCGTGGAGCATAACGAGGCCTATTCGACCGCGTCTATCGCGGTATCGAGGGAATTGGGGATCGATCCCGAAAGGTTCAATGTGAAGGGAGGCGCTGTTGCGATGGGCCATCCGATAGGATGCAGCGGCGCCAGGATTCTCGTCACGCTTCTCTACGCCCTACAGGAAAGAGGGCTGGAGAGGGGTCTGGCAACCCTCTGCCTCGGCGGCGGAAACGCGGTGGCGATGATCGTCGAGAGATAA
- a CDS encoding phosphoribosyltransferase, with translation MFRDRKEAGRLLAERLKAYEREKEILVLALPRGGVVTGAEIARHLRVPLDVLIVRKIGAPLQPELAAGAVSETGAVVLNQNVLSSYGIPEEYIQTEIARQKKEISGRQELYREGKGLKDLEGKTVIIVDDGVATGATMKAAIETLKKERLKRVVLALPVAPPDTADELRRMVDEFICLETPSHFMAVGNYYDDFSQTTDEEVVGLLGKSEAEGGEQEDAPYK, from the coding sequence ATGTTTCGTGACAGGAAGGAAGCGGGCAGGCTCCTTGCCGAGAGACTGAAAGCGTATGAACGCGAGAAGGAGATCCTTGTGCTGGCCCTTCCGAGGGGCGGTGTAGTGACAGGTGCTGAAATCGCTCGGCACCTCCGCGTGCCTCTCGATGTCCTCATTGTTCGTAAGATAGGGGCCCCCTTGCAGCCCGAATTGGCGGCGGGAGCGGTTTCCGAGACAGGCGCGGTAGTCTTGAATCAAAATGTTCTCTCTTCCTACGGAATTCCGGAGGAATACATTCAGACTGAGATAGCAAGGCAGAAGAAAGAGATCTCCGGGAGACAGGAGCTGTACCGCGAGGGTAAAGGACTAAAAGACCTTGAAGGCAAGACCGTCATCATCGTTGATGATGGCGTTGCAACGGGCGCGACCATGAAGGCGGCGATAGAAACTCTGAAAAAAGAGCGGCTGAAAAGAGTAGTCCTGGCTCTTCCCGTTGCGCCGCCTGATACCGCGGACGAACTGAGGCGGATGGTCGACGAGTTCATCTGCCTCGAAACCCCCTCACATTTCATGGCGGTCGGGAACTATTACGATGACTTCTCACAGACGACCGATGAGGAAGTGGTAGGGCTCCTCGGGAAGTCTGAGGCAGAAGGAGGAGAGCAAGAGGATGCGCCATACAAATAG
- a CDS encoding protein phosphatase 2C domain-containing protein, with protein sequence MPGGTDKMVIHACYISNTGKVRSNNEDSILLNGLLASQAAMDRTVCLRSEDERQIYAVADGMGGHAKGEVASRSVLEVFKGRYKEADSPESIGEIILSSKKYLNGLAENDRAAYGLGTTIAGVLLINSRAIIFNCGDSRVYELRSGSLERVTRDHSVVAELFESGLITEEEMRHHPQKSILTSAIMGDLRSKMPEWYFKEAQVGGGEKYFICSDGLWESMERSEIEKCFADAALEEAVQSLFMRAMVHGGRDNISIIGLEVGE encoded by the coding sequence TTGCCGGGGGGAACGGATAAAATGGTCATCCATGCCTGTTATATCTCCAATACGGGAAAGGTGAGGAGCAATAATGAAGACAGCATCCTGCTGAATGGGCTCCTCGCCTCCCAGGCGGCGATGGATAGAACGGTATGCCTGAGGTCGGAGGATGAAAGGCAGATATACGCCGTTGCCGACGGCATGGGGGGCCACGCAAAGGGAGAGGTTGCGAGCAGGTCGGTCCTTGAGGTTTTCAAGGGACGATACAAAGAGGCTGACAGTCCTGAATCGATCGGGGAGATTATTCTCTCCTCAAAAAAGTATCTGAATGGACTGGCGGAAAATGACAGGGCTGCCTATGGTTTAGGGACGACGATAGCGGGTGTGCTGCTCATCAACAGCAGGGCGATTATCTTTAATTGCGGCGACAGCAGGGTATACGAACTGAGGAGCGGTTCTCTCGAGAGGGTCACGAGGGACCATTCGGTGGTCGCGGAGCTTTTCGAGAGCGGCTTAATTACCGAAGAGGAGATGAGGCACCATCCTCAGAAAAGTATTCTGACTTCTGCCATAATGGGAGATCTGCGGAGCAAGATGCCGGAGTGGTATTTTAAGGAGGCGCAGGTCGGCGGCGGGGAGAAGTATTTCATCTGCAGCGACGGACTCTGGGAGAGCATGGAGCGGAGCGAGATCGAAAAATGTTTCGCGGACGCTGCCCTTGAGGAGGCGGTTCAGTCTCTCTTCATGAGGGCGATGGTTCATGGCGGAAGAGATAATATCAGCATCATCGGCCTTGAGGTCGGGGAATAG
- a CDS encoding phage holin family protein gives MAYLILRVMINALSIMAAVKFVNGIAFTGAWWKMIVVGAIFGFANSLIKPVIQLLTLPVIVLSLGLFTLVVNALMLAITAGLSNTFNLGFHIDGFWPAFWGALIVSIVSMLLSFLTGAKRIRYYRDSA, from the coding sequence ATGGCATATTTAATCCTGAGGGTGATGATAAACGCCCTCTCGATAATGGCCGCCGTAAAATTCGTAAACGGTATAGCCTTCACCGGCGCATGGTGGAAGATGATCGTCGTCGGGGCAATCTTCGGGTTCGCGAACTCCCTCATCAAGCCGGTCATTCAACTCCTTACCCTGCCGGTGATCGTCCTGTCTCTCGGTCTCTTCACCCTCGTCGTAAACGCCCTCATGCTCGCGATAACCGCCGGACTCTCGAATACCTTCAACCTCGGCTTTCATATAGACGGCTTCTGGCCCGCCTTCTGGGGGGCGCTCATCGTGAGCATCGTCAGCATGCTCCTTTCCTTTCTCACCGGTGCAAAAAGGATCAGATACTACAGAGACAGTGCGTGA
- the gspG gene encoding type II secretion system major pseudopilin GspG yields the protein MSFRRFLLSDKRGFTLIELLVVLVIIGLLAALVGPRVFTGVGKGKQGSAKAQIELLGQALDQFRLDTGRYPTTQEGLAALVTNPGVDNWQGPYLKKALPNDPWGRPYQYQCPGTHSEYDLFSYGRDGSPGGEGEDKDVVSWE from the coding sequence ATGAGTTTCAGAAGATTTCTTCTTTCGGACAAGAGAGGTTTTACCCTCATAGAATTACTCGTTGTCCTTGTAATTATAGGTCTCCTCGCGGCACTCGTCGGCCCGAGGGTCTTCACGGGAGTGGGAAAGGGAAAGCAGGGCAGCGCGAAGGCACAGATAGAGCTCCTCGGACAGGCCCTGGACCAGTTCAGGCTCGATACCGGAAGATACCCTACGACTCAGGAAGGATTGGCTGCCCTTGTTACGAATCCGGGCGTCGATAACTGGCAGGGGCCCTATCTCAAGAAGGCGTTGCCGAATGACCCCTGGGGAAGACCGTACCAGTATCAGTGTCCGGGAACGCATTCTGAATATGACCTCTTTTCCTACGGCAGGGACGGATCCCCGGGTGGCGAGGGCGAAGACAAGGATGTCGTGAGCTGGGAGTAG
- a CDS encoding DUF2304 domain-containing protein, with protein MSFGLRVTIFLLGLTLFLIIFEMVRRKKFREEISIAWFVVGIALMASSVADIVVDPLARKLGIGYPPALVFVWVIFFLILALIYFSYVISDLKGKVKELSQKVALLEYELEKKSGRKT; from the coding sequence ATGTCTTTCGGCTTGAGGGTCACCATATTCCTTCTCGGTCTCACCCTTTTCCTGATCATCTTCGAAATGGTGAGACGGAAGAAGTTCAGGGAAGAGATATCGATAGCCTGGTTCGTTGTCGGCATCGCTCTCATGGCGAGTTCCGTTGCCGATATCGTCGTCGACCCCCTCGCGAGGAAGCTCGGGATCGGTTATCCGCCAGCCCTAGTCTTCGTCTGGGTCATCTTCTTTCTCATACTCGCCCTCATCTATTTCTCCTATGTGATCTCAGACCTCAAGGGAAAGGTAAAGGAACTCAGTCAAAAGGTAGCGTTACTCGAATATGAATTAGAAAAAAAGAGCGGCCGGAAAACGTAA
- a CDS encoding glycosyltransferase family 2 protein, whose protein sequence is MDDRRYLVIIPALNEEATIEEVIREIKIHLPAADILVINDGSTDRTAAIALRQGVIVIDLPFNLGYGAALQTGFRFADKEGYESVITIDADGQHVPSSIESLLTTMEREAAHVVIGSRFIGGQYRTGIARKIGIWLFSRIARLYTGINITDPTSGFQLLKREVFSYLAEGDNYPLDYPDVNIIMILHKKKFKVVEAPVVMVNNPQKKSMHSGLNPIFYITKMVLAIIMVMMRREEK, encoded by the coding sequence ATGGATGATCGAAGATACCTTGTGATCATCCCAGCATTGAACGAAGAGGCGACCATAGAAGAGGTGATCCGCGAGATAAAGATTCATCTTCCCGCGGCAGATATCCTCGTCATCAACGACGGTTCAACGGACAGGACGGCGGCCATAGCGTTGCGTCAGGGCGTAATCGTCATCGACCTGCCCTTTAACTTAGGTTACGGTGCAGCCCTCCAGACCGGCTTCAGGTTCGCCGACAAGGAGGGGTATGAGTCGGTCATCACCATCGACGCCGACGGTCAGCATGTCCCCTCGTCGATAGAAAGTCTTCTCACGACCATGGAAAGGGAAGCCGCTCATGTTGTGATAGGTTCCCGGTTTATCGGGGGACAGTACAGGACCGGCATCGCGAGGAAGATCGGGATATGGCTCTTCTCCAGGATTGCGAGGTTGTATACGGGAATAAACATAACCGATCCCACATCGGGCTTCCAGCTCTTGAAGAGAGAGGTCTTCTCCTATCTCGCAGAGGGTGACAACTATCCCCTTGATTATCCTGATGTGAATATCATCATGATCCTCCACAAGAAGAAGTTCAAGGTGGTCGAGGCTCCCGTAGTCATGGTGAACAACCCGCAGAAGAAGTCGATGCACAGCGGACTAAATCCGATATTCTATATCACGAAAATGGTGCTTGCGATCATCATGGTCATGATGAGGAGGGAGGAGAAGTAA